From the genome of Fundulus heteroclitus isolate FHET01 chromosome 9, MU-UCD_Fhet_4.1, whole genome shotgun sequence, one region includes:
- the anapc4 gene encoding anaphase-promoting complex subunit 4 yields MPAFRQVGEKQLPNPVLCMAWSPKRDLIALANTTGELLLHRLASFQRVWSLPPNEYTGKEITALAWRPDGKILAFSLGDTKQVVLCDVEKAEILHMFPLQSSVTCMNWMEVVEENSALGSFYNSEDESKLFLPELPTLPKSYSTTSKIFSEEKSDEILNLLGEVRLNILVLGGDAGTVELYAYGMYKIATLGEVPGRCRSLSLSGDLKSLSLITEVQSADSAPEICYVQLDTGLLSDCLPEVTRMARKFTHISTLLQYLHLSLTCMCEAWEDILMQMDLRLTKFVQEKNTSTQVQDEFLDLLLWGQSSPELQALLMNQLTVKGLKKLGQSIESSYSSIQKLVISHLQSGSEALLYQLSEVRGMSLWKQKFERLGLDSDAIDGAITAVGSFSLKANELLQVIDKSMKNFKAFFRWLYVAMLRMCDEHVPPELNKMTQKDIAFVADFLSEHFSENEELFDRKGKYFNVERVGQYLKDEDEDLVSPPNTKGNQWLRFLQESTHLKESPLLFPSYPQKSLHFVKRLMENVIEHCLQKPADVIGKSVKQALFLPLYAVPNNSEKIPGLFELPSLWNDKKGKMHCVVFCMPEVSPSKLYLLRKGTDPARHVPNSLISIDLSHYLDSTDEDGVASQSHYVYSCLDARFYDDEMLTVVLQGSEDRNNRRVLAQVSLASSLSCETEFCWEPSVRLDQQCSTIPCQGLVLGNQWRELENMKAQFVAVNGIRKVACVLSSNLRHIRVFEMDVEDEDDEGADSQNARTDQDGLETTISSQGPAQESLESEGESREQEGDVFEKPEELLQSQEAL; encoded by the exons ATGCCAGCCTTCCGGCAAGTGGGAGAGAAGCAGCTTCCCAACCCTGTTCTTTGTATGGCATGGTCCCCTAAGAGGGATCTGATTGCTTTGGCAAATACAACTGGAGAG TTGCTGCTGCATCGCCTAGCTAGTTTCCAGCGGGTTTGGAGTTTGCCGCCTAATGAATATACCGGGAAGGAGATTACTGCGCTCGCCTGGAGACCCGATGGCAAAA TTTTGGCCTTCAGTCTCGGAGACACCAAGCAGGTGgtcctctgtgatgtagagaaAGCGGAGATCCTTCACATGTTTCCCCTGCAGAGTTCTGTAACCTGCATGAACTGgatggaggtggtggaggagaacAG CGCCCTTGGCTCCTTTTATAACTCTGAGGATGAATCCAAACTTTTTCTTCCTGAATTACCAACACTGCCTAAGAG CTACAGCACTACTTCAAAGATCTTCAG CGAGGAAAAGTCTGATGAGATACTCAACCTCCTCGGAGAAGTTCG GCTGAACATCCTCGTTCTTGGAGGAGATGCTGGAACTGTGGAGCTTTATGCATATGGGATGTACAAAATTGCCACTCTTGGGGAg GTGCCAGGAAGATGTCGCAGTCTGAGTCTGTCCGGGGATCTCAAGTCTCTGTCTCTCATCACGGAGGTCCAGTCTGCCGACAGCGCCCCGGAGATCTGCTACGTTCAG CTGGACACGGGTCTGTTGTCAGACTGTCTCCCCGAAGTCACCAGGATGGCGCGCAAGTTCACCCACATCTCCACCCTGCTGCAGTACCTGCACCTCTCACTCACCTGCATGTGCGAGGCCTGGGAGGACATCCTGATGCAGATGGATCTCCGCCTCACTAAGTTTGTTCAG GAAAAGAACACGAGCACCCAGGTCCAGGATGAGTTTTTGGACCTCTTGCTGTGGGGACAGTCCAG tCCAGAGTTACAGGCTCTCCTCATGAACCAATTGACTGTCAAA GGCTTGAAAAAGCTTGGCCAGTCCATTGAGTCCTCTTACTCCAGCATCCAGAAGCTGGTGATCAGCCACCTACAGAG TGGATCCGAGGCTCTGCTGTATCAGCTGAGTGAGGTTAGAGGAATGTCCCTGTGGAAGCAAAAGTTTGAGCGCCTCGGTTTGGATTCAGATGCTATTGATG GTGCGATCACGGCTGTTGGCTCTTTCTCTCTCAAAGCTAACGAACTTCTGCA GGTGATTGACAAGAGCATGAAAAACTTCAAAGCCTTTTTTCGATGGCTGTATGTAg CAATGCTGAGAATGTGTGATGAACACGTTCCACCAGAGTTAAACAAG ATGACTCAGAAGGACATCGCCTTTGTTGCTGATTTCTTGTCGGAGCATTTCAGCGAG AATGAGGAACTCTTTGATCGTAAGGGGAAGTACTTCAATGTAGAGCGTGTTGGTCAG TACCTGAAGGATGAAGATGAGGACCTGGTGTCTCCGCCCAACACAAAGGGAAACCAGTGGCTGAGGTTCTTACAGGAGAGCACACATCTGAAAG AGAGCCCGTTGTTGTTTCCGTCATATCCTCAAAAGTCTTTGCACTTCGTCAAGAGGCTGATGGAAAATGTGATTGAGCATTGCCTACAGAAACCTGCG GACGTCATTGGGAAATCTGTAAAACAGGCTCTCTTTTTGCCTTTGTACGCAGTGCCAAACAA CTCGGAAAAGATTCCAGGACTTTTTGAGCTGCCATCTCT GTGGAATGACAAGAAAGGCAAAATGCACTGTGTTGTGTTCTGCATGCCAGAGGTTTCACCAAGCAAGCTCTACTTGCTACGGAAAGGAACCGACCCAGCCAG ACATGTGCCAAATAGTTTAATATCAATTGACCTTAGTCATTACCTGGACAGCACAGACGAGGATGGTGTTGCCTCCCA gtctcaTTATGTCTACAGCTGCTTGGATGCTCGTTTCTATGATGATGAAATGCTAACGGTGGTCCTGCAAGGATCGGAGGATCGGAACAACAGGCGCGTCCTGGCTCAGGTTTCACTTGCCTCCAGCTTAAGCTGTGAGACTGAGTTTTGCTGGGAGCCAAGTGTGag GTTGGACCAGCAGTGCAGTACCATTCCTTGCCAGGGTCTGGTGTTGGGCAACCAGTGGCGTGAACTGGAGAACATGAAGGCCCAATTTGTAGCTGTCAATGGAATCCGCAAAGTGGCCTGCGTG ttgaGTTCCAATTTGAGGCACATCCGTGTCTTTGAGATGGATGTAGAAGACGAGGACGACGAGGGAGCTGACTCCCAGAACGCCAGGACTGACCAGGATGGACTGGAGACTACGATATCTAGCCAGGGGCCGGCTCAGGAGAGTCTGGAGTCAGAAGGGGAAtccagagagcaggaaggaGATGTGTTTGAGAAGCCAGAGGAACTTTTGCAGTCACAGGAAGCCTTGTAA